In Musa acuminata AAA Group cultivar baxijiao chromosome BXJ2-8, Cavendish_Baxijiao_AAA, whole genome shotgun sequence, one genomic interval encodes:
- the LOC135619773 gene encoding DEAD-box ATP-dependent RNA helicase 22-like, translated as MRPVRQPPLLHCFRAALSSRHPLCLLFLAPRPSQSSPRASISAPWPRLKPLGRTRTYSVATKVAEEPAAEWSGGGGDGDGNSSYFFAGEGVSWKSLGISDHLSHVLAKASLLRPSLVQAACIPHILTGKDVIIAAETGSGKTHGYLVPLIEKLCRNLDPNKGTDVSKGNPEKHKKTYLVLCPNVMLCEQVADMANNLLDDSGESLVKVAAVCGRRGWPVAHPDILVSTPVALLNYLFEFDPEKKRRANFLQNIKSVVFDEADMLLCGSFQNQVIRLINMLRFEEKLVSKMQDTAKESVIDEDNKCNMELKSDDDNYKQLLNNDEEDGDNCINDEGLESESEELSTSVKDWKRVRKIYTRSKQYVFVAATLPSSGKRTAGGVLKRMFPDAICVSGSFLHRHNPRLEQRWIEVTPDTQVDALLDAVNYGYRCKAPDSHVDASRTMVFANTVDAVQSVAKILERVGLVCILYHREGSLEERTSNLNRFRKNGGIFVCTDAASRGLDIPNVSHVIQAEFATSAVDFLHRVGRTARAGQFGTVTSLYTRSNQDLVCAVRQAERTGEPVENAFSRKRSFRNKLKKRGRNTSEGASLASV; from the exons ATGCGTCCTGTTCGTCAACCTCCTCTTCTCCATTGCTTCCGTGCCGCGCTGTCGTCTCGCCACCctctctgcctcctcttccttgcgCCCAGGCCATCGCAGTCCTCGCCTCGCGCCTCAATCTCCGCGCCGTGGCCACGGCTAAAGCCCCTCGGAAGGACCAGGACTTACTCTGTCGCCACGAAGGTCGCGGAGGAACCGGCGGCGGAATGgagtggtggcggcggcgacggcgacggcaacAGCAGCTACTTCTTCGCGGGAGAGGGTGTCTCTTGGAAGTCCCTGGGGATCTCCGACCACCTCAGCCATGTTCTCGCCAAGGCCTCGCTGCTCAGGCCCTCCCTCGTCCAG GCTGCTTGTATTCCTCATATTCTTACAGGGAAAGATGTGATTATCGCTGCAGAGACAGGTAGCGGCAAAACACATGGCTACTTGGTTCCATTGATTGAGAAGCTATGCAGAAATTTGGATCCCAATAAAGGAACTGATGTTTCTAAAGGAAATCCTGAAAAACATAAAAAGACTTATCTGGTCCTGTGCCCTAACGTGATGCTATGTGAGCAAGTAGCTGACATGGCTAATAATCTACTGGATGATTCAGGTGAATCACTCGTCAAAGTTGCTGCAGTTTGTGGACGAAGG GGATGGCCAGTTGCTCACCCAGATATTCTTGTCTCCACTCCAGTTGCTCTTTTAAATTACTTGTTTGAATTTGACCCTGAGAAAAAACGGCGTGCTAATTTCTTACAGAATATCAAATCTGTG GTGTTTGATGAAGCAGATATGCTTCTTTGTGGAAGTTTTCAAAACCAAGTTATCCGTCTCATTAACATGTTACGTTTTGAAGAAAAACTAGTGTCCAAGATGCAAGATACTGCAAAAGAGTCTGTGATTGATGAAGACAACAAGTGTAATATGGAATTAAAATCTGATGATGACAACTATAAGCAGCTTCTTAATAACGATGAGGAAGACGGTGACAACTGCATTAATGACGAAGGTTTGGAAAGTGAGTCAGAAGAGTTGAGCACCAGTGTGAAGGACTGGAAGAGGGTTAGGAAAATTTATACACGCAGCAAGCAGTATGTTTTTGTTGCTGCCACACTTCCTAGTAGTGGCAAGAGAACTGCTGGTGGAGTGCTGAAACGAATGTTTCCTGATGCCATTTGTGTCAGTGGAAGTTTCCTCCATCGGCACAATCCTag GTTGGAGCAGAGATGGATAGAAGTAACACCTGATACACAAGTTGATGCTCTTCTAGATGCAGTGAACTATGGTTATAGATGTAAAGCTCCAGATTCTCATGTCGATGCAAGTAGAACCATGGTCTTTGCTAATACTGTTGATGCTGTTCAATCAGTGGCAAAGATATTGGAAAGAGTTGGTCTTGTATGCATTTTGTACCACCGGGAAGGCTCTTTGGAGGAACGAACAAGTAATTTGAACCGTTTCCGCAAAAATGGTGGTATATTTGTCTGCACTGATGCTGCGTCTCGTGGTCTTGACATACCAAATGTTTCACATGTCATTCAG GCAGAGTTTGCAACCTCTGCTGTAGATTTTCTGCATAGGGTTGGGCGCACAGCCAGAGCTGGTCAGTTTGGAACTGTTACAAGTCTTTATACCAGatcaaatcaagatcttgtatgtgCTGTTCGTCAGGCAGAGAGGACGGGTGAGCCTGTG GAGAATGCATTTAGCAGGAAAAGGAGCTTCAGAAATAAACTTAAGAAAAGAG GTCGAAATACATCTGAAGGTGCATCTTTGGCTTCAGTATAA